One Betta splendens chromosome 16, fBetSpl5.4, whole genome shotgun sequence genomic window carries:
- the LOC129603128 gene encoding uncharacterized protein LOC129603128, translated as MHGGFHPKSSTLRLYASCKEGGRGLVSVRATIQDETSKTHKYIKDKAPTDDVLSECLRQWRTEDEMLEDGPSWEDKPLHGMYHRNITEVADLNKSYQWLERAGLKDSTEALILAAQEQALSTRAIEAQIYHTRQDPRCRLCKEAPETVQHITAGCKMLAGKAYMERHNQVAGIVYRNICAEYGLETPRSKWETPPKVVENERAKILWDFQIQTDRMVMANQPDIVVVDKEQRKAVVVDVAIPSDGNIRKKEHEKLEKYQGLREELEKAWKVKATVVPVVIGALGAVTPKLEEWLRQIPGITSDISVQKSAVLGNSKDTAQNPQAPCAEPSSSLASGRGPELGKGMRPPAEGENRVCMREREREREREQKLAS; from the coding sequence atgcacggagggttccaccccaaatccagcaccctgagactgtacgctagctgcaaggaaggaggccgtggactagtgagcgtgagagccactatccaggatgaaacatccaagacccataagtacatcaaggataaggccccgacagatgacgtgctgagtgaatgtctcaggcagtggagaacagaggatgagatgctggaagacggaccatcatgggaggacaagcccttgcatgggatgtaccaccggaacataactgaagtggctgatctcaacaaatcctaccaatggcttgaaagggctgggctgaaggacagcacagaggcactcatcctagctgcacaggagcaggccctgagcaccagagccatagaggcccagatctaccacaccagacaagacccaaggtgtagactgtgcaaagaggccccagagacggtccagcacataactgcagggtgtaagatgctggcaggcaaagcatacatggaacgccataaccaagtggctggcatagtatacaggaacatctgcgcggagtatggactggaaaccccaaggtcaaagtgggaaacacctcccaaggtggtagagaacgagcgagccaagatcctgtgggacttccagatccagactgacagaatggtaatggcgaaccaaccagacattgtggtggtggataaagagcagaggaaagccgtagtggtggatgtggcaataccaagcgatggcaacatcaggaaaaaggaacatgagaaactagagaaataccaagggctcagagaagaactggagaaggcttggaaggtgaaggccacagtggtgcctgtggtgatcggagcactgggggcagtgacccccaaactggaggagtggctacgacagatccctggaataacatccgacatctcagtccagaaaagtgcagttctaggcaacagcaaggatactgcgcagaaccctcaagctccctgcgcagaaccctcaagctccctggcctctggtagaggacccgagcttggaaaggggatgagaccacccgcggagggtgagaatagagtgtgtatgagagagagagagagagagagagagagagaacagaaattagcgtcttaa